The Trueperaceae bacterium genome includes a window with the following:
- a CDS encoding ABC transporter permease — translation MMYAFLQAMRAIRGNWVASVSTITTMTLSLTILVGFSLVSVNLNNALAQLQGELELAVYLADGANVQQLTTTVRGWPEVERLEFVSKSQALSEMVADLPALGRAAGLVENPLPDTFHLRLYDPSQTQLVRLRLEQLPGVDEVDDSSAAVATFLALNDVLRIGGSILIVVLLGAAVFAIVNSIRAAITARKEEIDVMRLVGASRGFIRAPFLLEGLLLGLISAVLSLGLAIPGYQSAVARLSEQFAFVPFVRDSALLAWIASLLAVLAILVGLVGSAIAVAQHLREHD, via the coding sequence ATGATGTACGCGTTCCTCCAGGCGATGCGCGCCATCCGTGGCAACTGGGTCGCGAGCGTATCGACGATCACGACGATGACGCTGTCGCTGACCATCCTCGTCGGCTTCAGCCTGGTGAGCGTCAACCTCAACAACGCGCTCGCCCAGCTGCAGGGGGAGCTGGAGCTGGCCGTCTACCTAGCCGACGGCGCCAACGTGCAGCAGCTGACGACGACCGTGCGCGGCTGGCCGGAGGTTGAGCGCCTCGAGTTCGTCTCCAAGAGCCAGGCGTTGTCCGAGATGGTCGCCGACCTCCCCGCGCTCGGCCGGGCGGCGGGCCTCGTCGAGAACCCCCTACCAGACACGTTCCACCTGCGCCTCTACGACCCATCGCAGACGCAGCTGGTGCGCCTGCGGCTCGAGCAGCTCCCCGGCGTCGACGAGGTGGACGACTCCAGCGCCGCCGTGGCGACGTTCCTAGCCCTCAACGACGTCCTGCGCATCGGGGGCTCCATCCTCATCGTGGTCCTGCTCGGCGCGGCGGTGTTCGCGATCGTCAACTCGATCAGGGCGGCCATCACCGCGCGCAAGGAGGAGATAGACGTCATGCGCCTCGTGGGGGCGAGCCGCGGCTTCATCAGGGCGCCGTTCCTCCTCGAAGGGCTGCTCCTCGGGCTCATCAGCGCCGTGCTCTCGCTCGGCCTCGCCATCCCCGGCTACCAGTCGGCGGTGGCGCGCCTCTCCGAGCAGTTCGCGTTCGTGCCGTTCGTCCGCGACAGCGCGCTGCTCGCCTGGATCGCGTCGCTGCTCGCCGTGCTGGCGATCCTCGTCGGCCTCGTCGGCAGCGCCATCGCCGTGGCCCAGCACCTGCGCGAGCACGACTGA
- a CDS encoding isocitrate/isopropylmalate dehydrogenase family protein, translating into MHSICLIPGDGIGQEVVPAARRLLEATGLPIEFRTVEAGWGTFTTQGTSVPDATLAAVRAADATLAGAFTSPSKRVEGHQGAIRYMRRTLDLFSNLRPARSRPVPGSRDGIDMLMVRENTEGLYVEKERRYGDVAIADAVVTKRASERIAKVALEQAMRRRKRLAVVHKANVLPLTSGLFLDTVMSMAKEYPEVETYDIIVDAAAMKLVRDPESFDVLVSTNLFGDILSDLMAGLTGGLGLAPSANVGEKYAVFEPVHGSAPDIAGKGIANPTATFLTAAMLLDHIGEREAARRIERAVDTVLTQGELTPDLGGRATTESLTDAVIEALD; encoded by the coding sequence ATGCACAGCATCTGCCTGATCCCTGGCGACGGCATCGGCCAGGAGGTCGTACCGGCAGCCCGCCGGCTGCTCGAGGCCACGGGCCTGCCCATCGAGTTCCGCACGGTGGAGGCCGGTTGGGGCACCTTCACGACGCAAGGCACGAGCGTCCCGGACGCCACCCTCGCAGCCGTGCGCGCGGCCGACGCCACCCTCGCCGGCGCCTTCACCAGCCCGTCCAAACGCGTCGAGGGCCACCAGGGCGCCATCCGCTACATGCGCCGCACCCTCGACCTGTTCTCGAACCTCCGCCCGGCGCGCTCGCGCCCCGTCCCGGGGAGCAGGGACGGCATCGACATGCTCATGGTGCGCGAGAACACGGAAGGGCTGTACGTGGAGAAAGAACGGCGCTACGGCGACGTCGCGATCGCGGACGCCGTCGTGACCAAGCGCGCCAGCGAGCGCATCGCGAAGGTGGCGCTCGAGCAGGCCATGCGCCGCCGCAAGCGCTTGGCCGTCGTGCACAAGGCCAACGTCCTGCCGCTGACCTCGGGCCTGTTCCTGGACACGGTCATGAGCATGGCGAAGGAGTACCCGGAGGTGGAGACGTACGACATCATCGTCGATGCCGCCGCCATGAAGCTCGTCCGCGACCCGGAGTCGTTCGACGTGCTCGTCTCCACCAACCTCTTCGGCGACATCCTCTCCGACCTCATGGCCGGCCTGACGGGCGGGCTCGGCCTCGCCCCGAGCGCGAACGTCGGCGAGAAGTACGCCGTCTTCGAGCCGGTGCACGGCAGCGCCCCCGACATCGCAGGCAAGGGGATCGCCAACCCGACCGCCACGTTCTTGACGGCCGCCATGCTCCTCGATCACATCGGCGAGCGTGAGGCGGCGCGGCGCATCGAGCGGGCCGTCGACACGGTGCTCACGCAAGGGGAGCTCACCCCGGACCTGGGCGGCCGCGCCACCACGGAGAGCCTCACCGACGCCGTCATCGAGGCGCTCGACTGA
- a CDS encoding DUF4388 domain-containing protein, whose product MSTLNGRLGEGVVANVLQYLALSQATGCLALVHPERRHGRVYLENGVIVLVEARPLYDVAAMAAMLEWREGRFTFKPGETPKRKSMSRNADTLLLEASHLVDTGEVARGPSAAADTVLRVADSRGREESVMLTLAALQLWRTIDGIGSLRQLAVTIGKPVAETVAAAQELLDNGLAEFATLAVADPRFVREVARETVDLMGPVGSIVVEDALMDLGVSSDTLPVGTVGEFLEEVGRAIQSSERRAEFSRRVTELRRLFSLDQQARGSLSEEDAPRRGGGRGGPDRDGSATRSRRKP is encoded by the coding sequence GTGTCTACATTGAACGGCCGGCTGGGTGAGGGGGTGGTCGCCAACGTGCTCCAGTACCTGGCGCTCAGCCAGGCTACCGGTTGCCTCGCGCTCGTCCATCCGGAGCGGCGGCACGGGCGCGTGTACCTCGAGAACGGCGTCATAGTCCTCGTCGAGGCCCGGCCCCTGTACGACGTGGCAGCCATGGCCGCCATGCTCGAGTGGCGCGAGGGGCGCTTCACGTTCAAGCCCGGTGAGACGCCCAAGCGCAAGTCCATGAGCCGCAACGCGGACACGCTCCTGCTCGAGGCGTCCCACCTGGTCGATACGGGCGAGGTGGCGCGCGGCCCGAGCGCCGCCGCGGACACGGTCTTGCGCGTGGCCGATAGCCGGGGGCGGGAGGAGTCGGTCATGCTGACCCTCGCGGCTCTCCAGCTCTGGCGCACCATCGACGGGATCGGCAGCCTCAGGCAGCTGGCCGTGACCATCGGCAAGCCGGTGGCCGAGACCGTGGCCGCGGCGCAGGAGCTGCTCGACAACGGCCTCGCCGAGTTCGCCACGCTGGCCGTCGCGGACCCGCGGTTCGTCAGGGAGGTGGCCCGCGAGACGGTAGACCTCATGGGACCTGTCGGTAGCATAGTGGTGGAGGACGCGCTGATGGACCTGGGGGTTAGTTCCGACACGTTGCCGGTCGGCACGGTCGGTGAGTTCTTGGAAGAGGTCGGACGCGCCATCCAGTCGAGCGAGCGCCGCGCCGAGTTCTCGCGGCGCGTCACGGAGCTGCGTCGGCTCTTCTCGCTCGACCAGCAGGCTCGCGGCTCACTGAGCGAAGAGGATGCCCCCCGCAGGGGCGGCGGCCGCGGAGGCCCCGATCGCGACGGCTCCGCCACCCGGTCAAGGAGGAAGCCATGA